GTTCAGCAGCAGCTGCGCCGGGAACTGGGGAAGAAGGTCACGCCGGCGGTCCTGGAGAGCAATCTCCGCGCCCTGGAGCGGGGCTACCGGGAGGTCCGGGGCGAGGAGAGCGAAGGGGAGCAGTCATGAGCGAAGAGGCCAAGCGGGGGTGGCAGGAGTTGCCGCTGGGAGCGCTCATCCTCGAGCCCGGCAATGCCGAGCGCTATGCCACCGGGGACTGGCGCACTCTCCGCCCGGTCATTGATTTTGGCAAGTGCACCCACTGCATGGTCTGCTGGTTCTTCTGCCCCGACAGCTCCATCCTCGTGCGGGAGGGGAAAGTCGTGGGGGTGGACCTCGAGCACTGCAAGGGGTGCGGGATCTGCGCGGCCGTCTGCCCCGTGAAGATCCGGGCGATCGGCATGGTGGAAGAGGCAGAGGCGGCCCGCGCCGGAGGGAATCGCGCATGAGCAGGGTGGTGGCATTGACGGGCAACCAGGCTGCGGCGGAGGCCATGCGGCAGATTCGCCCGGAGGTCTGCGCCGCCTATCCCATCACGCCCTCCACCCAGGTGATGGAGACCTTCGCCCAGTTCGTGGCCGACGGGGTCGCGGACACCGAGCTGATCGCGGTCGAGAGCGAGCATTCGGCGATGAGCGCCTGCGTCGGCGCGGCGGCCGCGGGGGGAAGGGTGATGACCGCCACCTCTTCCCAGGGGCTCGCCCTCATGCACGAGGTCCTCTACGTGGCCTCCGGCCTGCGGCTGCCGATCGTCATGGCGGTTGCGACCCGGGCCCTCTCCGCCCCGATCAACATCCACGGCGACCACAGCGACGCCATGGGCTCCCGGGACGCCGGCTGGATCCAG
The nucleotide sequence above comes from Candidatus Methylomirabilis sp.. Encoded proteins:
- a CDS encoding 4Fe-4S dicluster domain-containing protein; this translates as MSEEAKRGWQELPLGALILEPGNAERYATGDWRTLRPVIDFGKCTHCMVCWFFCPDSSILVREGKVVGVDLEHCKGCGICAAVCPVKIRAIGMVEEAEAARAGGNRA